A single window of Periophthalmus magnuspinnatus isolate fPerMag1 chromosome 9, fPerMag1.2.pri, whole genome shotgun sequence DNA harbors:
- the akr1a1a gene encoding aldo-keto reductase family 1 member A1-A, whose protein sequence is MSGFVLLSTGHQMPMVGLGTWKSAPGEVKQAVLTALDCGYRHIDCAAAYGNEQEVGEALALWIGPDKVLHREEIFVTSKLWNTKHEPEDVEAACKITLNDLGLSYLDLYLMHWPMAFQRGKELIPRRDDGSVCYSDTHYRETWKAMESLVDKGLVKAIGLSNFNARQIDDIFSIAKYKPVVNQVEVHPYLSQQALISHCRSLGVRVTAYSPLGSGDRPWASPDEPTLLEDSRLRAIALRYGKSSAQIILRWHIQRGVTCIPKSVTPLRIQQNLQVFDFTLSQEDMALIYSFNRDERFIVPTTDRGGKRVWRDAEHPHFPFHDSY, encoded by the exons ATGAGTGGCTTTGTATTGCTGTCTACGGGACACCAGATGCCCATGGTTGGACTAGGCACCTGGAAGAGCGCTCCAGGAGAG GTGAAACAGGCAGTGCTTACAGCCTTGGACTGTGGGTATAGACATATCGACTGTGCTGCTGCATACGGCAATGAACAGGAGGTAGGGGAGGCTCTGGCTCTCTGGATTGGTCCAGATAAG gtGCTTCACCGTGAGGAGATCTTTGTGACATCTAAACTGTGGAATACAAAGCATGAGCCAGAGGATGTGGAGGCGGCCTGCAAGATCACTCTAAATGACCTGGGTCTCTCCTATTTGGACTTGTACCTCATGCACTGGCCAATGGCCTTCCA gCGAGGTAAAGAGCTGATTCCACGGCGTGACGATGGAAGTGTGTGTTATTCTGACACACACTACAGGGAGACCTGGAAGGCCATGGAGAGCTTAGTGGATAAGGGACTGGTCAAGGCTATAGGGCTGTCCAACTTCAATGCCAGGCAGATCGATGACATTTTCAGCATAGCCAAGTATAAACCGGTAGTTAACCAG GTGGAGGTCCATCCTTACCTGTCTCAACAAGCGCTTATATCTCATTGTCG ATCACTGGGGGTCCGTGTGACCGCCTACAGCCCTCTGGGTAGTGGGGACAGGCCTTGGGCTTCTCCAGATGAACCAACCTTATTGGAGGATTCCAGACTGAGGGCTATTGCTTTGAGATATGGGAAATCTTCTGCACAAATTATTCTCAG GTGGCACATTCAAAGAGGAGTGACGTGTATCCCCAAAAGTGTGACACCATTAAGGATCCAACAAAACCTGCAGGTGTTTGACTTTACCCTGTCACAAGAAGACATGGCACTGATTTACTCCTTCAACCGCGATGAGCGATTCATTGTACCCACAACTGAT agaggggggaagagagttTGGAGAGATGCAGAGCATCCCCACTTTCCCTTTCATGATTCTTACTAA